In Pseudosulfitobacter pseudonitzschiae, the sequence TGGCACTGCCACTGATGCGCGCGCCAGTCACGGCAACCAAGGCCGAACTGGAAGAAAGCATGGGGGAAATTCTGCTCAAAGCCTTTCGTGATCCATCCTTTACGCTGATCTTTCTGGGGTTCTTCAGCTGCGGCTATCAACTGGGCTTTATCACGGCGCATTTTCCTGCCTTTGTCACCGAACTGTGCGGGCCGATCCTGCCGGGTGGGGTGCTGCATAATATCGGCATCACCAGCACCTCGGCGCTGGGGGCCGTTGCGATTTCGCTGATCGGGATGGCCAATATTGCGGGCACGCTGGCCGCAGGTTGGGCGGGAAAACGGTTTTCCAAGAAATACCTTCTGGCGGGCATCTATGTGGGCCGCACAGTGATCGCGGCGCTGTTTATCCTGCTGCCGATTACGCCGCTGTCGGTGATCCTTTTTTCGGTCGGGATGGGGGCGCTGTGGCTTGCCACGGTTCCGCTGACTTCGGGGTTGGTCGCGCATATTTACGGCCTGCGCTATATGGGCACGCTGTACGGTATCGTGTTCTTTAGCCACCAGTTGGGTAGTTTTCTGGGTGTCTGGCTGGGCGGTCGGATGTACGACATCACGGGCGATTACACGATGGTCTGGTGGATCGGCGTGGGTGTCGGTGCGTTCAGCGCAATCGTCCACCTGCCAATCCGCGAGCGTGTTTTGGGCAACGGCCTGATGGCAAAGCCAGCGGTTTAAAGCTTTGGCGGGTTGTCGCAAATGATCTGCAAGACCTGATCCGCATGAGTATAGGGCAGCGCATGGGTTGCGCCGTCGATCACTTCTTGGTGGGCATTCCGGCTCCATTCGGCCAGCAGGCCAACCGATGACATTGCAATAACGGTATCCTCGCGGCCCCAGATCGCAAGCACCGGAATGCCCGCGCGGTGGATGATCTGGTGTTCGGCTTTCTGACTGCGGTTAAGTACGCCGCGTAAGCTGGACAGAACGGCGGGCACAAAGCCGCGCCGGTTCAGTTCGGCCAACTGCATTTTGCCAATGTTTTCCACTTGGGTTTTGCTGGTCGTGTCGGTCCTGATTCCCTTGCGCAGCTGACGCGGGAACAAGGCCAGCATCAACCAATCGCCGATCACCGGCGTTTGCACGATGAACCGGCTAAGCCGTGTGCGTACAAGGCCCATGCCTGCAGGGGCAAGCAGGATCAACTGGCGCAGGCGGTCGGGGTGGGCAGCAGCGAACAGCGTGGCAATCGCCCCGCCCATGGAATAGCCGATCAGTGTGATGTCACCGCCGACGTTTTCATGGGTCAGCAACTCTTCCAGCTCGGTCAGATAGAACGCATCGTCATGCGGGCCCGTGGGCCGGTCGGAATAACCGCGCCCGTAGTGGTCGAAGATCAGCACGCGAAAGCCCAGCAAAGCCAGCCCGCGCGACAGCCCGCCCCAAACATAGGAGGATGTGGTCAGCCCGTGTATGCAAACACAAACCGGCCCGCGCACAGGTCCAAGCCACGCATAATGCACGACACCGCGCGACAAAGTGGCGAATTTGCCCGGTGCATTCTGGCGGCCATCGGGCCCCATGTGCGCGCGCATCCGTTCGATCACAACCGGAATGGCGATCAGCGCCACCAGCAGGATTAGCACCCAATACATCAGGTGTCTGCATTCCAGCGGTCAAGGATATAACGGCTGGTCATCAGATCCAGATGCGCCCCGCCGCCGTTCTTGAACAAGGTGATTTCATCGTCGGATGTGCGCGTGAACGCGTCCATATCATAATAGTCGGCAAGCAGATGGTCGCGGGTGATTGCGCCGCTTTCCAGCGGGATATTGATCTCACCGATGTGCCCGATGGTGGTGTCGAAACTGTCGACGAAGACCCGTGATTTTTGCAGGGCCGCGTCGTCGACCTCGCGCATGTCGGGGCGGTAGGCGCCGATCAGATCGACATGCTGGCCCGCCCGAAGCCAGTCGCCCATAATCAGCGGTTCGGTGGACATGGTGGCGCTGGTAATAATGTCGGCGGCGCGGATGGCGGCCTCCAGATCGTCGGCCACTTGCAGGCCGTCGATTTCTTGGGCCATTTTGTCAGCATTGGCGCGGGTGCGGTTCCAGACGGTGAAGCGGGCATGGGGAAAGGCCGCGGAATAGGCGGCGTGCAGGCTGTGGCCCACCGTGCCGGCCCCGACGATCAGGATATTTTCGCTGTCGGGGCGGGCCAGACGGCGGGCGGCGGTCAGGCTGTCACCAGCGGTTTTCCACTTGGTTACAAGGTGGAAATCGACAATCGCCTCAAGCGTGCCGTCCGCGTCGGAATAGAGCGTGACACCGCCGTTCACCATCGGTTTGCTCTTGGCCGGATTGCCCGGAAAGATCGTGGCCGATTTCACCGCAATCCCCAACCCGTCAACCCACGCCGCGCGGTTCAGCAGCGTGTCGGGGTCACGGTAGAGGAACGTATCGCTAATCTCGGCGGGGGGTAGTTTGTGACTAGCTGCCAGCGCATCGGTCAGGCCGATCCAGTCCAGCAAAGCCTCGCCCTCGGTGAAGGGGATGATGGGAATAGGGCTCATTGCGCTTCCTCCTCGCTCAGCAACCCTTCGGCGATCAGCCGGTCGGCCCAACCTGCGGGGTCTGAGAACAGGTGCGTGTTCCAGCCGCGCGCCTTGGCCGAGGCGATGTTGTCGGCGCGATCATCGGTAAAGATCAGTGCGTCACCCGACAGGCCGCTTTCGTCTTCCAGCATCTGGAAAATCTGCGGGTCGGGTTTGATCACACCCATGTGCCCCGAGATAAAGTCGCGGTCGAATTCGCGCATGAACGGATAGACCCGCGCTGCGATATCATAGGTTTGGATGCCGAAGTTTGTCAGCGAAAACACAGGCGTGCCCTTGGCCTGCAGCGCCTTCATCAGTCGCACGGACCGGTCGATGGCAGGGGCGGCCATGTCGATCCAGCGGTCGTGCCACAGGCGAATCTCGGGGGCCCAGTCGGGATTGGCGTCGGCTGTTGCCATGACCATGTCGGTAAAGTTCTCGCCCATATCCACACGGTCGTTCATGCCGTGCAGGTCGACGTTTGCGAACATTTCGCGGCGGCGTTGGCCGCCGATCACGCTGTCAAAGAACCGCTCGGGTTGCCACTCGATCAACACGTTTCCAATGTCGAACACGACGGCCTTGATGGTCATAGGTCTTGCCTTTCTCGCGCCGGTATCCGCTGTCGGACACGGGCGCCTTATGACTTTGCGGCGGCGCGTATCGCCCGCTCCAGTGCGTCCAGAAAACGTGAGCGGTCTGCCTTTGTAAAGCCTTTGCCGCCGCCTTGGCGAAAGGGATCTGCGCTGCGCAGGTCGGTCATCAGGTCACGGGTGGCCAGCACGTTGCCGATGTTGGCCTGCGTCAGCGGCTCGCCGTTGTGTTTCAGCACCTGCGCGCCTGCCTCGACGCATTTGGCGGCCAGTGGAATGTCACCTGTTACGACCACATCGCCGGGGCCTACGCGGTCTGCGATCCACATATCGGCGATGTCCGGCCCTTCGGGGACGATCACGGTTTCCACCAGCGGGTTTTGCGACGGGCGCAGACCACCGTTGGACACGACATACATCTTCAGGCGATGGCGCGTGGCAACCCGTTCGGATTCGGCTTTTACGGGGCAAGCATCGGCGTCGATATACAGGCTCATTTGGCAGCCTTGCGCGGTGCCTTGAATTGCTCGGGTATCGGCATCCGGTTAAAGGCGTCAAGACCAGCGATCTTGTAAGCCTCTGCCAAAGTTGGATAATTGAAGGTGTTCTGCACGAAGTAGTCGACCGTTCCTTTCAGGTTCAGCACCGCCTGCGCGATGTGGATCAGTTCGGTTGCACCTTCGCCGACGATCTGAACGCCCAGCACGCGACGGGTTTTCAGGCTGACCAGCATTTTCAGCATCCCGTGTTCCAACCCCATGATGTGCCCGCGCGAGGTTTCCCGCATCCGCGCGATGCCGACCTCATAGGCG encodes:
- a CDS encoding MFS transporter translates to MVSFAVRASFGVFQIPIAAEFGWLRTEFSLAIAIQNLAWGIGQPIFGAIAEKIGDRKAIVFGAVLYAVGLVLSAGSTTPLEHQAYAWLVGFGIAGTGFGVILAVVGRAASDDNRSMSLAIATAAGSAGQVFGAPVAEWLLTMMSWQMVFVTFAGTILAMLLALPLMRAPVTATKAELEESMGEILLKAFRDPSFTLIFLGFFSCGYQLGFITAHFPAFVTELCGPILPGGVLHNIGITSTSALGAVAISLIGMANIAGTLAAGWAGKRFSKKYLLAGIYVGRTVIAALFILLPITPLSVILFSVGMGALWLATVPLTSGLVAHIYGLRYMGTLYGIVFFSHQLGSFLGVWLGGRMYDITGDYTMVWWIGVGVGAFSAIVHLPIRERVLGNGLMAKPAV
- a CDS encoding alpha/beta fold hydrolase yields the protein MYWVLILLVALIAIPVVIERMRAHMGPDGRQNAPGKFATLSRGVVHYAWLGPVRGPVCVCIHGLTTSSYVWGGLSRGLALLGFRVLIFDHYGRGYSDRPTGPHDDAFYLTELEELLTHENVGGDITLIGYSMGGAIATLFAAAHPDRLRQLILLAPAGMGLVRTRLSRFIVQTPVIGDWLMLALFPRQLRKGIRTDTTSKTQVENIGKMQLAELNRRGFVPAVLSSLRGVLNRSQKAEHQIIHRAGIPVLAIWGREDTVIAMSSVGLLAEWSRNAHQEVIDGATHALPYTHADQVLQIICDNPPKL
- a CDS encoding ornithine cyclodeaminase family protein, producing the protein MSPIPIIPFTEGEALLDWIGLTDALAASHKLPPAEISDTFLYRDPDTLLNRAAWVDGLGIAVKSATIFPGNPAKSKPMVNGGVTLYSDADGTLEAIVDFHLVTKWKTAGDSLTAARRLARPDSENILIVGAGTVGHSLHAAYSAAFPHARFTVWNRTRANADKMAQEIDGLQVADDLEAAIRAADIITSATMSTEPLIMGDWLRAGQHVDLIGAYRPDMREVDDAALQKSRVFVDSFDTTIGHIGEINIPLESGAITRDHLLADYYDMDAFTRTSDDEITLFKNGGGAHLDLMTSRYILDRWNADT
- a CDS encoding HAD family hydrolase, yielding MTIKAVVFDIGNVLIEWQPERFFDSVIGGQRRREMFANVDLHGMNDRVDMGENFTDMVMATADANPDWAPEIRLWHDRWIDMAAPAIDRSVRLMKALQAKGTPVFSLTNFGIQTYDIAARVYPFMREFDRDFISGHMGVIKPDPQIFQMLEDESGLSGDALIFTDDRADNIASAKARGWNTHLFSDPAGWADRLIAEGLLSEEEAQ
- a CDS encoding YaiI/YqxD family protein; translation: MSLYIDADACPVKAESERVATRHRLKMYVVSNGGLRPSQNPLVETVIVPEGPDIADMWIADRVGPGDVVVTGDIPLAAKCVEAGAQVLKHNGEPLTQANIGNVLATRDLMTDLRSADPFRQGGGKGFTKADRSRFLDALERAIRAAAKS